One Lactobacillus sp. ESL0785 DNA window includes the following coding sequences:
- a CDS encoding M15 family metallopeptidase produces the protein MTKEKIIAAAKAIKPDPAFLNIQTVDPSIIVDLKYATMDNFTSHVIYDFKTAIARAGTARKLGIAAKLLKKKGYRIKVWDAFRPSTAQIKMYQVYPHDEWVAAPNPNYSHEKGVTFDLTITDMAGNEIEMQSGFDDFTGKALRSYPRTQKQEANYQILNSAMEQAGFHGYESEWWDYQDDDSDLYQPAQADPNDY, from the coding sequence ATGACTAAAGAAAAAATTATTGCTGCTGCTAAGGCAATTAAGCCAGACCCAGCATTTTTGAATATTCAAACAGTCGATCCGTCAATTATCGTGGATTTGAAATATGCCACTATGGATAATTTTACTAGTCATGTAATTTATGATTTTAAGACAGCGATTGCTCGTGCCGGTACTGCTAGGAAATTAGGTATTGCGGCAAAATTACTTAAAAAGAAAGGTTATCGCATTAAGGTATGGGATGCCTTTCGACCAAGTACAGCCCAAATTAAAATGTATCAGGTCTATCCACATGATGAATGGGTTGCCGCTCCTAATCCTAACTATAGTCATGAAAAAGGGGTAACTTTTGATCTGACAATTACAGATATGGCTGGTAATGAGATTGAAATGCAAAGTGGTTTTGATGATTTTACTGGCAAAGCTTTACGTTCATATCCGCGAACACAAAAGCAAGAAGCAAATTATCAAATATTAAATAGTGCAATGGAACAAGCTGGCTTTCATGGTTATGAAAGTGAGTGGTGGGATTATCAAGATGACGATTCCGATTTATATCAACCTGCACAAGCTGATCCTAATGATTATTAA
- a CDS encoding amino acid permease, translating to MKEKQKENAPQLRQSIGVFGGSNILIGIMIGSGIFYIGSYVLQRSHMSMGYALLAWLVGGLVTLMGSLCFAELGAMNPETGGIYVYLSDAYSPVIGYMFTFQSMVIGGPGSIAAIAIALPMALTTFFHFSNLTVKIIAILLIVIFTIINYFGVNVGEWVQNFFTVLKILPLVLIIGLGVFFGHYTPNLSLSFPAGQGNIIDIIQMVAFAVIASLWAFEGWTNLNTVAGEMKEPQKNLPKALILSVGFTTVVYVLFNFAIYRSLPAKAIAKSIKAGQLYLGTNVAQSFMGYAGTILVAATMVLAMISSLNGMILAFSRYYYAVSKDGLLWKTFEHIHPKYRTPDHGLIMQMIISIALVLTRDLNELTSLVVFSGAIFNLLSILAVPVLRHRKPEAARPYKVWAYPWTVIIAVIAFLIILINNFFDDPVTSLLGLLIPAISVGVYYYFRHKYPVNELN from the coding sequence TTGAAGGAAAAGCAAAAAGAAAATGCACCACAGCTAAGGCAATCAATTGGTGTCTTTGGTGGGAGCAATATTTTAATCGGGATCATGATTGGTTCTGGGATTTTTTATATTGGATCGTATGTTTTACAAAGATCCCATATGTCGATGGGGTATGCCTTGTTGGCTTGGCTTGTTGGTGGTCTGGTTACCTTGATGGGTAGTCTTTGTTTTGCTGAACTTGGTGCAATGAATCCAGAAACTGGTGGGATTTATGTGTATCTATCTGATGCATATTCACCAGTAATTGGTTACATGTTTACGTTTCAAAGTATGGTTATTGGTGGTCCCGGGTCAATTGCAGCGATTGCGATTGCTCTGCCTATGGCATTAACAACTTTTTTCCATTTTAGTAATTTGACAGTTAAGATAATTGCTATTTTGTTAATTGTGATTTTTACAATTATTAATTACTTTGGGGTTAATGTTGGTGAATGGGTTCAAAATTTCTTTACGGTTTTGAAAATTTTGCCACTAGTTTTAATTATTGGCTTGGGCGTTTTCTTCGGTCACTACACACCTAATTTATCATTATCGTTTCCTGCTGGCCAAGGTAATATTATTGATATTATTCAAATGGTAGCATTTGCTGTTATTGCTTCTTTGTGGGCTTTTGAAGGCTGGACTAACCTAAATACAGTTGCTGGTGAAATGAAAGAACCACAAAAGAATTTACCGAAGGCTTTAATTCTATCTGTTGGTTTCACAACAGTTGTTTATGTCCTATTTAACTTTGCAATCTACCGCTCGCTTCCAGCTAAAGCAATTGCTAAATCAATTAAAGCAGGCCAACTTTACTTAGGAACAAATGTTGCTCAAAGCTTTATGGGTTATGCTGGGACAATTTTAGTTGCAGCGACCATGGTTTTAGCAATGATTAGTTCGTTGAACGGAATGATTTTGGCTTTTTCACGTTACTATTATGCTGTTTCTAAAGATGGCTTATTATGGAAGACTTTTGAACATATTCATCCTAAATATCGGACACCTGATCATGGCTTAATTATGCAGATGATTATTTCAATTGCTTTAGTTTTGACTCGGGACTTAAATGAATTAACTTCCTTAGTTGTCTTCAGTGGCGCAATTTTTAATTTACTGTCAATTTTAGCAGTTCCAGTTTTACGTCACCGTAAGCCAGAAGCTGCTAGACCTTACAAAGTTTGGGCTTATCCGTGGACAGTAATTATTGCAGTTATTGCCTTCTTAATTATCTTAATTAATAACTTCTTTGATGATCCAGTAACTTCATTATTAGGTTTGCTTATTCCGGCAATTTCTGTTGGTGTTTACTATTACTTTAGACATAAGTATCCAGTTAATGAATTGAATTAG
- a CDS encoding C39 family peptidase, which yields MKTIYHFNEAQPIIVSSHSGGLINDQRQVIGTCDLGQHLTTSALAQDKQKQLYFVTAQGLLAFSAAYFVKLHYFSNLQLNTPIKWGKVKKHHGTGSYSTKHQFLYKLPLEHACQIVGQGEDIFHHTWLRTITGNWLKKSDLWLDGQPLITQKHDLKQKETIIVNPQGTIAVNSYGQKPQLIEARRRLPVKAIMEDVFGNEYLQVAANLFIPSTDCLLHSLPEHLPLQHPYQLTTENINQMFWQVQNGCEAASLLMGLHYHHHLVNCDYQEFINTMPLAADYNPYHGFGGSPYENVKGRFEAIFPPALLAWGRNYTALRDLNGADTIELIAALKRGNPVLTYVTTNFTPPDPDNYPWGKTYKNNHAVLLDGFSEDLFHVSDPIDGHYWLNKAVFMQAYAVRKWAIEIE from the coding sequence ATGAAAACTATTTACCATTTTAATGAGGCGCAACCAATCATTGTTAGTAGTCATTCTGGGGGTTTAATTAATGACCAAAGACAAGTTATTGGTACTTGCGACTTAGGACAGCATTTAACAACTAGTGCCTTAGCCCAAGACAAGCAAAAGCAACTATATTTCGTTACTGCTCAAGGCTTATTAGCTTTTTCTGCTGCTTATTTTGTTAAACTGCATTACTTCAGTAATTTACAGCTCAATACCCCAATTAAATGGGGCAAAGTTAAGAAACATCATGGTACTGGAAGTTATTCTACTAAACACCAATTTTTGTATAAATTACCACTAGAACATGCCTGCCAAATTGTCGGTCAAGGAGAAGATATTTTTCATCATACTTGGCTGCGAACTATAACAGGCAACTGGTTAAAAAAATCTGATTTGTGGCTTGATGGGCAACCGCTTATTACGCAAAAGCATGATTTAAAGCAAAAAGAAACGATTATTGTCAACCCACAAGGAACAATTGCCGTTAACTCTTATGGACAAAAGCCACAATTAATTGAAGCTAGACGCCGTTTACCAGTTAAAGCTATTATGGAAGACGTATTTGGTAATGAATACTTACAAGTTGCTGCTAACTTATTCATTCCATCTACTGATTGCCTTTTGCATTCCTTGCCTGAGCATCTGCCTCTGCAGCATCCTTATCAGCTTACAACAGAAAATATTAACCAAATGTTTTGGCAGGTACAGAACGGCTGCGAAGCTGCCAGTTTGTTAATGGGATTACATTATCACCACCATTTAGTAAATTGTGACTATCAAGAATTCATTAACACTATGCCCCTTGCAGCAGATTATAATCCTTATCATGGCTTTGGTGGCTCACCTTATGAGAATGTCAAGGGACGTTTTGAAGCGATTTTTCCACCGGCGTTGTTAGCATGGGGCAGAAATTATACAGCTTTACGCGATCTCAATGGTGCCGATACCATTGAACTTATTGCGGCTTTGAAGCGGGGCAATCCCGTCTTAACTTATGTCACTACTAACTTTACGCCACCCGATCCAGATAACTATCCTTGGGGTAAAACTTACAAGAATAATCATGCCGTTCTACTTGATGGTTTTAGCGAAGACTTGTTTCATGTTTCTGATCCTATCGACGGCCACTACTGGCTAAACAAAGCTGTTTTTATGCAAGCTTATGCTGTTAGAAAATGGGCGATTG